From Prochlorococcus sp. MIT 1223, the proteins below share one genomic window:
- the hisS gene encoding histidine--tRNA ligase, producing the protein MHKFQSLRGMVDLLPAQIRLWQMVESKARKHFRRAIIDEIRTPILESTELFARGIGEGTDVVGKEMYTFVDRGDRSCTLRPEGTASVVRAIIENGLINQGPQRLWYSGPMFRYERPQAGRQRQFHQIGVEFFGLDSVNADADLISIAWDLLNDLGLKGLTLELNTLGSLDDRNKFRALFVKWLEDRFELLDQDSKERVHKNPLRILDTKNPRTKELLMDAPSLNNTLCNESRQRFESLQEILNNLEIPFKLNFGLVRGLDYYCHTAFEITSDDLGAQATVCGGGRYDGLVKQLGGPDVSSIGWAIGVERLILLLEKSNSNSISPYIYLVNKGNKASLVALSIARKLRLANFSIDIDFSGSAFSKQFKRASRSGAKWAIILGDDEVDEGRINVKKMRSDKDLEMDDLLFSLYDLEGLISFFENSSIEN; encoded by the coding sequence ATGCATAAGTTTCAGAGTTTACGAGGAATGGTTGATTTACTACCTGCTCAGATAAGACTCTGGCAGATGGTTGAATCCAAAGCGCGTAAACATTTTCGAAGAGCAATAATTGATGAAATAAGAACGCCAATTCTTGAGTCAACTGAATTGTTTGCGCGTGGGATAGGAGAAGGAACAGATGTTGTGGGGAAAGAAATGTATACCTTTGTCGATAGAGGGGATCGCTCTTGCACTCTTCGTCCAGAAGGTACTGCATCAGTTGTTCGTGCAATTATCGAAAATGGATTAATTAATCAGGGCCCACAACGTCTTTGGTATTCAGGACCAATGTTTCGATATGAGCGCCCACAGGCGGGGAGACAAAGGCAATTTCATCAAATAGGAGTTGAATTTTTTGGACTTGATTCAGTAAATGCTGATGCTGACTTGATCTCTATTGCGTGGGACTTGCTCAATGATTTAGGCCTAAAAGGTTTAACTCTTGAACTTAATACTTTAGGAAGCCTTGATGATAGGAACAAATTTCGTGCTTTATTTGTGAAATGGTTAGAAGATCGTTTTGAGTTACTGGATCAAGACTCAAAAGAACGTGTACATAAAAACCCTTTGCGAATACTTGATACCAAAAACCCTCGAACTAAGGAATTATTAATGGACGCACCTTCATTGAACAACACTCTCTGTAATGAGAGTCGGCAACGGTTTGAGTCTCTACAGGAAATACTGAATAACTTGGAAATCCCTTTTAAATTAAATTTTGGACTTGTAAGAGGTTTGGATTATTACTGTCATACAGCTTTTGAGATAACAAGCGATGATCTTGGAGCCCAAGCAACTGTGTGTGGTGGAGGTAGATATGATGGCTTAGTTAAGCAACTAGGAGGTCCTGACGTATCATCTATAGGATGGGCAATAGGAGTTGAAAGATTAATTCTATTATTAGAAAAGTCTAATTCGAATTCAATCTCTCCTTATATTTACCTAGTCAATAAAGGAAATAAAGCTTCATTAGTTGCATTGTCTATTGCAAGAAAATTACGTTTAGCCAATTTTTCTATTGATATAGATTTTTCGGGTAGTGCCTTCTCCAAACAATTTAAGAGAGCCTCTCGTTCAGGAGCTAAATGGGCAATTATTTTAGGAGATGATGAAGTTGATGAAGGGAGAATTAATGTTAAAAAGATGAGATCTGATAAAGATTTAGAAATGGATGATTTGTTATTTTCACTATATGATCTTGAAGGATTAATCAGTTTTTTTGAAAATTCTTCTATAGAGAATTAA
- a CDS encoding nucleotide sugar dehydrogenase, producing MKINSISHICCIGAGYVGGPTMSVIADRCPDIEVTVIDINKDRIDAWNEKDLRKIPVYEPGLDEVLKRARGRNLFFSTAIEASIAKADIVFISVNTPIKSKGVGAGQASDIRWVEASARQVAKYAKGKTIVVEKSTLPVRTAAAIKSILETPNKNISEDESCQRFSVLSNPEFLAEGTAIKDLEEPDRVLIGGDDSSAIEALKSIYLRWVPKEQILCTNLWSSELSKLISNAFLAQRISSINAVSALCEVTGADVREVSKAIGADHRIGKKFLEAGPGFGGSCFKKDILNLVYLCNHFGLPEVASYWEQVIELNAWQQQRIYRTILHKLFGTVNGKKLAILGFAFKADTNDTRESPSLRIALDLLEEGALLSIHDPKVSEDKIFEDLNRNEAAWEGKWSYVKTISEAVIEADAVLILTDWKEYAELDWFDLAKKMRAPAWVFDTRSIVEPSQIKSAGLNFWRVGDGVN from the coding sequence ATGAAAATAAATTCAATAAGCCATATATGTTGTATAGGAGCTGGTTATGTAGGTGGCCCAACAATGTCTGTAATAGCAGATAGATGTCCAGATATTGAAGTAACTGTTATTGATATTAATAAGGACAGAATTGATGCCTGGAATGAAAAAGATTTAAGGAAAATCCCTGTATATGAACCAGGTCTTGATGAGGTCCTTAAGAGAGCAAGAGGTAGGAATCTTTTTTTTTCAACAGCAATCGAAGCTTCAATAGCTAAGGCAGACATTGTTTTCATTTCAGTTAATACTCCCATAAAATCCAAAGGTGTCGGAGCAGGACAAGCAAGTGATATTCGTTGGGTTGAAGCTAGCGCTAGGCAAGTGGCTAAATATGCAAAAGGTAAAACAATAGTTGTTGAGAAAAGTACTTTGCCCGTAAGAACGGCAGCAGCAATTAAATCCATATTAGAAACTCCAAATAAGAACATTTCAGAAGACGAATCTTGTCAACGGTTCTCAGTATTATCAAATCCAGAATTCTTGGCTGAAGGTACTGCAATTAAAGACTTAGAAGAACCTGACCGAGTTTTAATTGGAGGAGATGATTCAAGTGCAATAGAAGCTTTGAAAAGTATTTATTTAAGGTGGGTTCCTAAAGAACAAATACTTTGTACAAATCTTTGGAGCAGTGAATTATCTAAACTAATTTCAAATGCATTTTTGGCACAAAGAATAAGTTCTATAAATGCTGTTTCTGCTTTATGTGAGGTTACTGGAGCAGATGTAAGAGAGGTTTCTAAGGCAATAGGAGCTGATCATAGAATAGGAAAAAAATTCCTTGAAGCCGGACCTGGATTTGGTGGCAGCTGTTTCAAGAAGGATATTCTTAATCTTGTTTATCTTTGCAATCACTTTGGACTCCCTGAAGTTGCTTCTTATTGGGAACAGGTTATTGAATTAAATGCGTGGCAACAGCAGAGAATTTACAGAACTATATTGCATAAACTTTTTGGGACGGTAAATGGGAAAAAACTAGCAATATTAGGATTTGCTTTTAAAGCTGATACAAATGATACGAGGGAATCACCTTCCTTACGAATTGCTTTGGATTTGCTAGAAGAGGGTGCATTGCTTTCTATTCATGATCCGAAAGTTAGTGAAGACAAAATATTTGAAGACTTGAATAGGAATGAAGCTGCATGGGAAGGTAAATGGTCATATGTTAAAACCATTTCAGAGGCTGTAATAGAAGCTGATGCAGTCTTAATTCTTACTGACTGGAAAGAATATGCTGAGCTTGACTGGTTTGATCTTGCCAAAAAGATGAGGGCTCCGGCATGGGTTTTTGATACTCGTTCAATTGTGGAACCAAGCCAAATTAAAAGTGCAGGTTTGAATTTTTGGAGAGTGGGAGATGGTGTGAATTAA
- a CDS encoding TIGR02450 family Trp-rich protein: MKWPPVKAWTSHYKIKERRYFVAINYGGKGKNRWVNMLSVLEGEVYIRVPWEELDDIKYWSPGWIDIEEKRNIDLIEIPVNSMDNSICLHPSEDSGLQIPSQAQKLRSWS; encoded by the coding sequence ATGAAATGGCCACCTGTAAAAGCTTGGACTAGCCACTATAAAATAAAAGAAAGAAGATACTTTGTCGCAATTAATTATGGAGGCAAAGGCAAAAATAGATGGGTTAATATGTTGTCAGTATTGGAAGGAGAAGTTTATATAAGAGTTCCTTGGGAGGAACTCGATGATATTAAATATTGGTCTCCAGGTTGGATTGATATCGAAGAGAAACGAAATATCGATTTAATTGAAATCCCAGTAAATTCTATGGATAATTCAATTTGCCTGCACCCCTCTGAGGATTCTGGCTTGCAAATACCTTCTCAAGCACAAAAACTTAGAAGTTGGAGTTGA
- a CDS encoding MerR family transcriptional regulator gives MNESPWLNELEASKKLGVTKDTLRIWREIGYLKPGTHWRSAPSPQDNPWSPKVIYHVRWCKEIIDYWAKEDAPVSRQVA, from the coding sequence ATGAATGAAAGTCCTTGGCTTAATGAACTAGAGGCTAGTAAGAAGCTGGGAGTAACAAAAGATACCCTAAGGATATGGAGAGAAATTGGATATTTAAAACCAGGAACTCATTGGAGGAGTGCTCCTTCCCCTCAAGACAACCCATGGTCACCAAAGGTTATCTACCATGTTAGGTGGTGTAAGGAAATAATTGATTACTGGGCTAAAGAGGATGCACCAGTTTCTAGACAAGTAGCATAA
- a CDS encoding chlorophyll a/b binding light-harvesting protein — MQTYGNPDVTYGWWAGNSGVTNRSGKFIAAHAAHTGLIAFWAGAFTLFELARYDPSIPMGHQPLIALPHLATLGIGFDEAGVAMGNPTPVIAVAVVHLVASMVYGAGGLLHSLAFSSDMQDSDVAQARKFKLEWDNPDNQTFILGHHLILFGIANIWFVEWARIHGIYDPVVDSVRQVEYNLNLSTVWNHQFDFLSINSLEDVMGGHAFLAFLQITGGAFHIATKQVGEYTKFKGAGLLGAEAILSFSLAGIGWMAIVAAFWCATNTTVYPETFFGETLSLQFGISPYWIDTVDLADGAHTSRAWLSNVHYYFGFFFIQGHLWHALRAMGFDFKRVSSAISNLDNASVTLK, encoded by the coding sequence ATGCAGACCTATGGTAATCCAGATGTCACCTATGGATGGTGGGCTGGTAATTCTGGGGTCACCAACCGCTCAGGCAAATTTATTGCTGCTCATGCCGCTCATACCGGCCTGATTGCATTCTGGGCAGGTGCCTTCACTTTATTTGAATTGGCTCGTTATGACCCTTCTATTCCAATGGGTCATCAGCCATTAATAGCTTTACCTCACCTTGCGACCCTTGGTATTGGTTTTGATGAGGCAGGTGTAGCAATGGGCAATCCTACTCCAGTTATTGCAGTTGCTGTGGTTCACTTAGTTGCTTCCATGGTTTATGGAGCCGGTGGCCTTTTGCATTCACTTGCTTTTAGTAGTGATATGCAGGATTCAGATGTAGCCCAAGCTAGAAAGTTTAAACTTGAATGGGATAACCCTGATAATCAAACTTTCATCCTTGGTCACCATTTAATTCTTTTTGGAATAGCCAATATCTGGTTTGTTGAATGGGCCAGAATACATGGAATTTATGATCCTGTTGTGGACTCAGTTCGCCAGGTCGAATACAACCTGAATTTAAGTACTGTTTGGAATCATCAGTTTGATTTCCTTTCTATTAATAGTTTGGAAGATGTAATGGGAGGCCATGCTTTCTTGGCTTTCTTGCAGATAACTGGTGGTGCTTTCCATATAGCGACTAAACAAGTTGGTGAATACACCAAATTTAAAGGGGCTGGATTACTAGGAGCTGAAGCTATCCTTTCTTTCTCTTTAGCTGGAATTGGTTGGATGGCAATTGTTGCAGCTTTCTGGTGCGCAACAAATACAACTGTTTACCCAGAGACTTTCTTTGGTGAAACTCTTTCACTTCAATTTGGCATCTCCCCTTACTGGATTGATACTGTTGACCTAGCTGATGGAGCACATACTTCACGAGCATGGTTGTCAAACGTTCACTATTACTTTGGTTTCTTCTTTATTCAAGGACACCTTTGGCATGCACTTCGTGCTATGGGTTTTGATTTTAAGCGTGTATCAAGCGCTATCTCTAACTTGGATAATGCAAGTGTGACTTTAAAGTAA
- a CDS encoding sodium/glutamate symporter, giving the protein MNEIFEIIKDFIPLSAIPSFTVSFGLLVLIGFLLSLGRRLESAMRLERFGIPIALLFGLFALCVGPYGPIPVLPESVTDIWVNLPSPLLTLVFATLMIGRPIPNGKGIWKPVANQALLGFLLGFGQYLVGGLAVLLFLTPYFNVDPLMGCLIEVGFEGGHGAAAIMGQSFEKLGFNGGLDLGLAMATVGLLSSTLIGSVLVVIARSRGWVVFQAASTKEDSIYSENPISFWEQVRQLLCNLGLAGCAVLFAVLMLSFIRLLAPYFGGVLTDVANVFPVFPLALVGSFLIRFILEKTGKERLVSSILQREIGILSTDLLITIAMAGLNLPILRNDWIPLSILAISGLCWNLAGMFIFARITFKEEWFERSLTEFGNATGVAASGLLLLRLADPIDSTKTLPIFSIKQLFLQPLLSGGLITVIAPLVINKIGLLEWTEICGLITILIILSTFIFKLNNE; this is encoded by the coding sequence ATGAATGAAATATTTGAAATTATAAAAGACTTTATTCCTTTGAGTGCAATACCTTCATTCACAGTCTCCTTTGGCCTTCTTGTTTTAATAGGTTTTCTTTTGAGTCTTGGTAGAAGGTTGGAGTCTGCAATGAGATTAGAAAGATTTGGTATACCAATAGCTTTATTATTCGGACTTTTTGCTCTATGCGTTGGTCCTTATGGACCCATTCCTGTATTGCCTGAATCTGTAACTGATATTTGGGTTAATTTGCCTAGCCCGCTTCTTACTTTGGTTTTTGCAACTCTTATGATTGGTAGACCTATCCCTAACGGTAAAGGGATTTGGAAGCCTGTAGCTAATCAAGCATTATTGGGATTCCTTTTGGGTTTTGGTCAGTATTTGGTTGGAGGTTTAGCCGTATTACTTTTTCTAACCCCTTATTTTAATGTAGACCCATTAATGGGATGTCTTATAGAGGTTGGTTTTGAGGGAGGGCATGGGGCCGCTGCAATTATGGGCCAAAGTTTTGAGAAACTTGGTTTTAATGGCGGATTAGATCTTGGACTTGCAATGGCCACTGTTGGATTACTTTCTTCAACATTAATTGGTAGTGTTTTAGTCGTAATTGCCCGTTCTAGAGGATGGGTTGTTTTTCAGGCTGCGAGTACCAAAGAAGATTCAATTTATTCAGAAAATCCAATATCTTTTTGGGAGCAAGTTAGACAACTTTTATGCAATCTTGGGTTAGCAGGATGTGCTGTTTTATTTGCTGTTTTGATGCTTTCGTTTATAAGGTTATTAGCACCTTATTTCGGTGGTGTTCTTACTGATGTTGCTAATGTCTTCCCAGTCTTCCCTTTAGCGTTAGTTGGCTCATTTCTTATAAGATTTATTTTAGAGAAAACTGGTAAAGAAAGACTTGTCTCTTCCATCTTGCAGAGAGAGATTGGAATTCTTTCCACAGACCTTCTTATAACAATTGCTATGGCTGGACTGAACTTGCCGATTTTAAGAAATGATTGGATTCCTCTATCTATTCTTGCTATTAGTGGACTGTGTTGGAACCTCGCTGGAATGTTTATATTTGCTAGAATTACTTTTAAGGAGGAATGGTTTGAAAGATCACTAACTGAATTTGGTAATGCAACTGGAGTTGCTGCTAGCGGTCTCCTTTTACTTAGGCTTGCTGACCCCATAGATTCGACCAAGACATTGCCAATTTTCTCAATTAAGCAATTATTTCTTCAACCTCTACTTTCAGGAGGATTGATCACTGTTATAGCTCCTTTAGTTATAAACAAAATAGGCTTATTAGAGTGGACAGAAATTTGTGGATTGATAACTATTCTGATTATCTTATCAACATTTATATTTAAATTAAATAATGAGTAA
- a CDS encoding glutathione S-transferase N-terminal domain-containing protein codes for MTQENVLYSFRRCPYAMRARWALIRCKKSVMIREVDLKDKPIELVRLSHKATVPVLITKEEFVIDESLDIIKWALSNSTYCQDIFYNSKKNEDEVSSLIVQNDNKFKYHLDRFKYASRFTNCDPISHKNEAIKILSEWNDKLSKSEQIGSRIWLVSNKETIADWSIWPFVRQYYIADPNLFKRNTDLKYIHKWIYKYLNQSNFRKLMFKNKVWKKEDEPTWLKL; via the coding sequence ATGACTCAGGAAAATGTTTTATACAGTTTCAGGCGTTGTCCATACGCAATGAGAGCAAGATGGGCATTAATAAGGTGCAAAAAATCTGTAATGATAAGAGAGGTGGATTTAAAAGATAAGCCAATAGAACTAGTAAGATTATCTCACAAGGCCACCGTACCAGTCCTTATAACAAAAGAAGAATTCGTAATAGACGAAAGTCTGGATATTATCAAATGGGCACTTAGCAATTCCACTTATTGCCAAGATATCTTTTATAATAGTAAAAAGAATGAAGACGAAGTCTCCTCTCTTATTGTTCAAAATGATAATAAATTTAAGTATCACTTAGATAGATTTAAGTATGCCTCTAGATTCACTAATTGTGATCCAATTTCACATAAGAATGAAGCTATAAAGATTCTTTCTGAGTGGAATGATAAACTATCAAAATCAGAGCAAATCGGATCTCGAATTTGGCTTGTTTCAAATAAAGAGACTATCGCTGATTGGTCAATATGGCCTTTTGTTCGTCAATACTATATTGCTGATCCTAACCTATTTAAAAGAAATACAGATCTTAAGTATATACATAAATGGATATATAAGTATTTAAATCAAAGTAACTTTAGAAAATTGATGTTTAAAAATAAAGTATGGAAAAAGGAAGATGAGCCTACTTGGCTAAAACTTTAA
- a CDS encoding GIY-YIG nuclease family protein, with the protein MSGYVYLVRNADLYMIGRTNELEKKIKSLKPDEIIKTLKVDDPRYLQARLFRRYKSKRIPDTNYFRLTNDQLVDCSNHLSSKGYLPSTLAAEVTIGLTASLLLFVIAFVIAMCLGKGLANSFAFSLPIGSIPMWSLFFIGSFGGYDIKDLPLFSSWINRAKALVYAIIITSFSYFTFSFLTNINT; encoded by the coding sequence ATGTCTGGTTATGTATATCTAGTAAGGAATGCTGATCTATATATGATTGGAAGGACCAATGAACTTGAGAAGAAAATAAAATCACTAAAACCCGATGAAATTATAAAGACCTTAAAAGTAGATGATCCTAGGTATTTACAAGCAAGGCTTTTTAGAAGATATAAATCAAAAAGAATTCCTGACACAAATTATTTTCGACTTACGAACGATCAATTGGTTGACTGTTCTAATCATTTGAGCTCTAAAGGATATTTGCCATCTACTCTTGCGGCAGAAGTCACTATTGGCTTAACAGCCTCACTCCTTCTATTTGTAATTGCCTTTGTAATTGCGATGTGTCTTGGAAAAGGATTGGCAAATAGCTTTGCATTCTCTTTGCCTATAGGATCAATACCGATGTGGTCTTTGTTTTTTATTGGAAGTTTTGGTGGCTATGACATTAAAGACTTGCCGCTTTTTTCATCTTGGATAAATAGAGCTAAAGCATTGGTCTACGCCATAATTATAACTTCATTTTCATATTTCACTTTCTCTTTCCTAACTAATATCAATACTTAA
- a CDS encoding SDR family NAD(P)-dependent oxidoreductase codes for MRTILITGSSGGIGSAIALRALKDGHRVSLGIRNPSFLKGTELDPEKFAKDKLIVNYYDAENNPSIKEWINNTHKSFGSINTVIHCAGIFKNTGLLFLEEEEKELDKLWRVNLMGPWLLTKEVWKDLENDGSGRIQVLVSMSGKRSKGNLAGYTVSKFGLMGLCQTMRNEGWEKGIRVTAICPGWVNTNMASNINSIKKEDMTQVEDIALISSTLLKLPNSSIPFEVPVNCILEKNY; via the coding sequence TTGAGAACAATACTTATAACAGGTTCTTCAGGTGGCATAGGAAGTGCTATAGCTTTAAGGGCTTTAAAAGACGGCCATAGAGTAAGTTTAGGAATAAGGAATCCAAGTTTTTTAAAAGGAACAGAGTTAGACCCTGAGAAATTTGCAAAAGATAAATTAATTGTTAATTATTATGATGCAGAAAATAACCCTTCAATAAAAGAATGGATTAATAATACTCATAAAAGCTTTGGCTCAATAAATACTGTTATTCACTGTGCTGGAATTTTTAAGAATACTGGCCTACTGTTCTTAGAGGAAGAGGAAAAAGAATTAGACAAGCTTTGGAGAGTAAATTTAATGGGACCTTGGCTGCTAACAAAAGAGGTTTGGAAAGATTTAGAAAATGATGGGAGCGGAAGAATACAAGTTTTAGTATCTATGAGTGGGAAAAGATCAAAAGGAAATCTTGCAGGCTATACAGTAAGCAAATTCGGATTAATGGGTTTATGTCAAACAATGCGAAATGAAGGGTGGGAGAAAGGTATAAGAGTAACTGCAATCTGTCCAGGATGGGTTAATACCAATATGGCTAGTAATATTAACTCAATAAAGAAAGAAGACATGACTCAAGTTGAAGATATTGCATTAATAAGTTCTACATTACTCAAATTGCCTAACAGCTCTATTCCTTTTGAAGTTCCAGTTAATTGTATCTTAGAAAAAAACTATTAA
- the crtL gene encoding lycopene beta cyclase translates to MDTNARIDALVLGCGPGALSIASALGKENLKVGILSETEPHKPWPFTYGIWGEEVDQLGLSDLLEHRWSNTVSFFGEGSKHKGNNKNFPTNHARDYGLFDKVKLQQYWINQCKKFLVTWHIGKAIDLKVDTDISTVTTSKGLELTARLIIDATGYKPAFLQIPDEGPIAVQTCYGIVGEFSSPPVDEGQFVLMDYRCDHLTSNEKLEPPTFLYAMDFGSNKFFLEETSLGLAPPLSLEVLKSRLNKRLEYRGIKLTKLEYEELGVYLPMNMPIPSLDQPILSFGGAAGMVHPASGYLVGSLLRRAPVLAKAIAKSMEEKSNSPEKIAQEGWKALWPKELIKKKALYTFGLEKLMRFEESQLREFFIQFFKLPNNQWYGFLTNTLSLNELINSMWSMFKKAPWSVKWGLMAMQGKELKLLWKFIKP, encoded by the coding sequence ATGGACACTAATGCACGAATTGATGCATTAGTGCTTGGTTGCGGCCCAGGTGCATTATCTATTGCATCTGCTCTAGGCAAAGAAAACCTAAAAGTAGGAATACTATCTGAAACAGAGCCTCATAAACCTTGGCCATTTACCTATGGTATTTGGGGTGAAGAAGTTGATCAGCTTGGATTGTCTGATCTTCTTGAGCATAGATGGAGCAATACAGTCAGTTTTTTTGGTGAAGGTTCAAAGCACAAAGGTAACAATAAAAATTTCCCAACTAATCACGCCAGAGATTATGGGCTTTTTGACAAAGTAAAGCTGCAACAATATTGGATTAATCAATGTAAAAAGTTTCTAGTAACTTGGCACATTGGTAAGGCTATAGATCTGAAAGTTGATACTGATATAAGCACTGTTACTACTTCAAAAGGGTTAGAACTAACAGCAAGGTTGATAATTGATGCAACCGGATATAAGCCTGCTTTTCTACAAATACCTGATGAAGGGCCAATTGCTGTCCAAACTTGCTATGGAATAGTGGGTGAATTTAGTTCACCTCCTGTTGACGAAGGGCAATTCGTTTTAATGGATTATCGATGTGATCACCTTACTTCAAACGAAAAATTAGAACCTCCAACATTCTTATATGCTATGGATTTTGGAAGCAATAAATTCTTCTTAGAGGAAACCTCACTTGGGCTTGCACCACCATTATCACTAGAAGTACTTAAATCTAGACTGAATAAAAGACTTGAATACCGAGGAATAAAACTTACAAAACTTGAATACGAAGAACTTGGGGTTTATTTACCAATGAATATGCCGATACCGTCTTTAGATCAACCCATTCTAAGTTTTGGAGGTGCGGCTGGAATGGTTCATCCAGCATCTGGCTACTTGGTTGGAAGTTTACTTAGAAGAGCACCAGTGCTAGCGAAAGCTATTGCGAAGTCAATGGAAGAGAAGTCCAATTCACCAGAGAAAATTGCACAAGAAGGCTGGAAAGCCCTTTGGCCAAAGGAACTTATTAAAAAAAAAGCTCTTTATACTTTTGGTCTTGAGAAACTAATGCGTTTTGAAGAGTCTCAACTAAGGGAATTCTTTATTCAATTTTTCAAACTTCCAAATAATCAATGGTATGGATTTTTAACCAACACATTAAGTCTGAACGAACTGATTAATTCAATGTGGAGTATGTTCAAGAAAGCACCCTGGAGTGTCAAATGGGGGCTAATGGCAATGCAAGGGAAAGAACTCAAATTGCTTTGGAAGTTTATTAAACCTTAA
- a CDS encoding SDR family NAD(P)-dependent oxidoreductase — MSNIRNILITGATSGIGYQAAVKLINLGHRLIILCRDQNKLSKTLSSFSREPEFEKDFYKQIDFKIADLSNLSTLNKLMEELLSEGYEIDTLILNAGMQYTGSKDPMWSVDGHEITFAVNHLSHYYLTRKILPLLFRSTSPRIIITASEVHNPKSPGGRVGKVADIGNLEGLRSGKGFMMLDGDINFNADKAYKDSKLCNILFARELYRRLSDKGKEIPIIAWAPGLVIPKGNDGFFRYSRKYNEFGQRIFAFIARDLLSITETPKNAGELLSKLSVDSEYNQKGFSYISNKILRPGTKSFQEEKVSLQASSDILARDLWELTSEILKIKSEI; from the coding sequence ATGTCTAACATTAGGAATATTTTAATTACTGGAGCTACTTCAGGCATAGGTTATCAAGCTGCAGTTAAATTAATTAATCTAGGTCACAGATTAATTATTTTATGCCGGGATCAAAATAAATTAAGTAAGACATTATCAAGTTTTTCTAGAGAACCTGAGTTTGAAAAAGATTTCTATAAACAAATTGATTTTAAAATAGCAGATTTATCTAACCTATCAACCTTAAATAAACTGATGGAAGAATTACTTTCAGAAGGTTATGAAATAGATACTCTTATTCTTAATGCGGGAATGCAATACACTGGATCAAAAGACCCTATGTGGTCAGTTGATGGTCACGAAATAACTTTTGCCGTAAATCATTTAAGTCATTATTACTTAACCAGAAAAATACTTCCATTGTTATTCAGATCAACTTCTCCAAGAATTATAATCACAGCTTCAGAAGTACATAATCCAAAGTCGCCAGGAGGTAGAGTTGGAAAAGTTGCAGATATTGGGAATTTAGAAGGACTTAGGTCTGGTAAGGGTTTTATGATGTTGGATGGTGATATTAATTTCAATGCGGATAAGGCCTATAAAGATAGTAAACTATGTAATATCTTATTTGCTCGAGAACTTTATCGGAGATTGTCTGATAAAGGTAAGGAAATTCCTATCATAGCTTGGGCGCCAGGATTGGTTATTCCTAAAGGTAATGATGGTTTCTTTCGTTATAGTAGGAAGTATAATGAGTTCGGTCAAAGAATATTTGCTTTTATTGCTAGAGATCTATTAAGTATTACAGAGACACCAAAAAACGCAGGTGAATTACTCTCTAAATTATCAGTTGATTCAGAATATAACCAAAAAGGTTTTAGTTATATTAGTAATAAAATTTTGAGGCCAGGAACTAAATCATTTCAAGAAGAGAAAGTTAGTTTACAAGCCTCTAGCGATATTTTGGCTAGAGATTTATGGGAGCTTACTAGTGAAATACTTAAAATTAAATCAGAAATTTAA